From Micromonospora echinaurantiaca:
GTCGAGCGGGCCCGCGAGCGCTTCGACCAGGCGCTGCGGCACCGCGCGCTGCGCCGGCACGGCGGCCAGGTCGCGGCCGAGGTCAGCCTCCGCTCCGCGGTGGCCAGCGCGGCCCTCGAGGGGTACGCCCACGACCGGGAGGCCGTCCGGGCCGGCACGGTCACCGAGCCGGTGCTGCAGGGGGCGCTGCGGGTGGCCGGGGCGCTGCCCGGGCTGAGCGAGCTGTGGCCGAAGGCGCCCCGACAGGCGCTGGCCAAGCTGCACGTCCTCGCCGCCCGGGACGTGGTCGCCGAGGCCGAGCTGGGCCGCCCGGTGGCCGACCCGGTGGTGGCCACCCGGCTGGACGGGCTGGCCGGGCTGGCCGCCGGTGGCACCAAGGTCTCCCCGCTGGTGCTGGCCGCCGTCGTACACGGTGAGCTGCTGAACCTGCGCCCGTTCGCCGGACCGTCCGGGCTGGTCGCCCGGGGAGCCGCCCGGCTGGTGCTGCTCTCCAGCGGCCTCGACCCGCGTGGCCTCCTCGCCGTCGACGTGGGCCACCACGAGCGGGAACCCGAGTACGTCGGCTCGGCCGGCGCCTTCGCCACCGGCACCCCGGACGGCCTGCGCTCCTGGCTGCGGCACTACATGACGGCGGTCGAGGTCGGCGCGGACCAGCTCACCGCCATCGGCGACGAGATCCTCGCCGCCGCCTGAGCGAGCTGTCGCCGCTGGCTGACGGGGCCTGTCGCCGCCTGGGCGGCCTCCGCCGCCCTGTGCCGCCGTGCCGCGGGCGCCTCGATCAGGCGGCCGGTGCGGCGCGGGTGCGGCGGTGGCGGCCGTACCAGGCGATGCCGATGGCCACCCCGACGCCGACGCCGAGGGCCGCCGCGGCGACCGGCACGGCGGGGCGCTCGCGCAGCCGCCGGCCCAGCGGGATCGGGTGCCGGAACTCCAGCACCGGCCAGGAGTTCTCCGTCGCCAGCTTGCGCAGCTGCCGGTCCGGGTTGACCGCCGTCGGGTGGCCCACGCACTCCAGCAGCGGACGGTCGCTGTACGAGTCGGAGTAGGCGTACGAGTCGGCGAGGTCGTAGCCGCGCGCGGTGGCCAGCTCGCTGACCGCGTCGACCTTGCTCGGCCCAGCGGCGTAGAACTCCACCTCGCCGCTGTAGCGGCCGTCCACCACGCCCATCCGGGTGGCGATCACGTCGGTGACCCCGAGCAGCGCCCCGATCGGGCGGACCATCTCCTCACCGGAGGCGGAGACCAGCACGACGTCCCGGCCGGCCGCCTGGTGCTCCTCGATGAGGGCGGCGGCCTCGGCGTACACGTACGGGTTGATCAGCTCGTGCAGTGTCTCCGCGACGATCTGGCGGACCTGCTCCACCGGCCAGCCCTTGCAGAGCGTGGCGAGGTAGTCCCTGGTCCGAGCCATGGTCTGCTCGTCGGTGCCGCCCAGCCGGAACATCAGCTGCGCGTACGCCGACTTGACCACGTCACGCCGGGTGATCAGGCCGTCCCGGTAGAACGGCCGTCCGAACGCCAGGGCGCTCGACTTGGCGATGACGGTCTTGTCCAGATCGAAAAAAGCGGCACTTCGGCCCACGGCGCGAAAGTCTAGCCCGATGGTCTATGGTCGGCGGGTGCCCGGGGTTCCGAAGCCCCCTCAGACCCACGGGCCGGCCCCACCACCTCCGCGCATCGTGACGGCGGTCACACTCTGCGAACAGGATTTCGCAGGGAGTGGAGGCGACACCACTCGACGTGAGCAGGTCCGCTCAGGCAGACTTGTCGGCACGACGAGAACTCATATCTCGGACAACACCCAGACCCTCGGCGGTTGCACCCCCCGTGACCGCTGAGTGGGTTCGGCTCGACCCCCCGGAGCCGAACCTCACGACGACCCCCGTCTCCCCCCGACGGGGGTCGTCCCTTTCCGGGTGTTGCTGCGCTGCAGGTCACAGGCCGTCTCCACCGCCGATCAGGGGTAACGTCCGAGGGTATTTCCGTCGTCAAAGGCAGCAGGGGGCGGCAGAGCTGTCGACGGCGGCCAGGATGCGGGCGGCGTAGTCGTCCGGGCTGATTGTGTAACGATTGAGCGTCGTTGACGCCTGCGCGTGCCCCATGACCCGCTGCGCCAGGTAGATCGGAACGCCGTCGGTGACCAGCCAGGTGGTGCAGGCGTGTCTCAGATCGTGGAACCGCATCCCGCCGACGGCCTTGGTCGCCACGTAGGCGATCGCCCTCCCGCTCGGTGGTGAATTCGGCCGACCACTCGACACCGTCCCGGTCGGGCCAGACGGCGCGCTACCGGTGCGGGCCGGTCGTTGCAGCCAGAGCGCCAGTACTACAGCGGGCAGGGCGAGGAACATACCGATTACCTGGGCCGCCCAACCCCAGGGAGCGAGGACGGCGCCGTCGACCATCCCCGCACGCTCGATGAGCAGCGCCCCGCCACACGGGACGACCAGCAACCCCATCGCAACGGCACCCACCCACAGCAGAGCCATCGAACGACGGACAGCGGCCTATGGATTGCGCCAAAAGGCCCGATTCCGCCTCCTTGACCTACAGCACACTGCGGCTGGGCACCCAGCGCGCCGCCGCGTCACGGTTCGAGATGCTGCCAGTTGGTGCGGCGTAGTTCCTCGGCCAGAGCGGGGACCGCGGACTCGGGAAAACGGCGCGCCCACAGGCCGAGCCAGTCTTCGTCGTTTAGGTAGAGCTTCCAGTCGGTGATGTCGGCGTGCCGCAGCAGCACGAACGGCACGGGCGACCTGAACGGTCGGAGTGCCGAGCTGTGAACCGACGTCAGCTCGTTTCGTTCGTGGAATTCCCCTATCACCACACCGTCTTTGGCGTAAGAGGGTTTCAGCAACTGTGCCATCTGAGCGTCGCTCAGAATGTCGTTGGCACGGTCCGCCGACACGTCCGTGAAAACGACGACGATCGCTTTGAAGGCTATGTCATCACCTTGCACGGGTTCAGCGCGCAGGAGCCTTCCGCTGTGGTCGTTCACGAGCTGGACGACCTCCGCCACGCCGCGGTCGGCGATCCGCTCTGGAGCCAGCCAAAGCGTGTTGCGCTCCATCGCCCTGCCCACGAAGGGGCATACCGGACCGGGACGGCCGAGATCATTGTTGGGCATGGCAACGAAGGTCTTGATCCAGTCTGCGACGGCGCGCAACGCATTGAGATCGCTGTCCGCGAGACCCCTCGTCTTGCTGGGGTCCTCGAGATCTTGGACGACGAAAAGGCTCTTGGTCGGCGCTGCCATGGGATCAAATTACCGGCCGGCCTGGCGGTTTGCGGCTGGATCCAGGAATCAACGATGACGGGGGCGGGGGCAGCCACCGCGCGGCGGAAACCGTCGAAATCGCCTGGTCATCAGGACAGCCGTCTGATGATCGGTGGATGTGGGAGAACGTCGACATGCCGTGCGTTGGAGGTCCGGTCGACGGCCGGTCCTTACTCGTGACTTGTGCCCGTCGACGGGGACGGCGTCCCGCCCAACGTGATCGACCATAGCTGGCTGTGGGGGGAGTTGGGTGGCGAGTTACTCGATGCCGACGTGGCCGGCGCCTACGAGCCAGAGGCCGACGTCGGCACGGCGCGGCCGAGGCAGCAAGGACGCAGCGCGAGCCTCGATGCGGGTCGGTCCGGAACGTCAACCGACGAGGCCTGGCACCTGCTCGTCGACGCGGGCTGCCACCAGCTGAGCGGCAGGGCCAGGCGGACTGTGCGTATAAACGATTCGACGACGCCTGCTCGTGCCCCAGCGCCCGCCGCACCAGGGTGATGGGGACGTTGTCGATGGCCAGCCAGGCGGCGTAGGCGTGTCTCAATCGTGGAAGCGCCTCCCGCCACGCGCGGGTTCGGTCACTCGCCCGTCCCCAGTCGCGTCGGGTGAGCGGCAGGCCCACCCAGAGCAGCAGGAAGACCAGCGTGGTGATGGCGGACAGGAGCAGCGCGACGCCCCGCGAGAGCACGTAGTCGGTGATCAGCAGAACTGCGCTGGCCATGGCGATCAGCATGAAGCCCAGCGCGCCGCTGGACACCCGGTGCGCGTACCGGACCAGCTCGGACTTGCGGCCCCGGCGGAACAGTGCCGAGTGCAACGCGACCGGCGCGATGATCGGTCGCGGTCGCGGCGGCGGCGGACAACAGCGCAACAAGGTACGCGTCGCGCTGGAACGGGGTCGCGCGCGGGAACCCGGCGGTGAACGGCAGAGCGAGCAGGAAGGCCGCTGATCCTGCGCTGGCCGGCCGCCGTGGCCGGCGGCCAGGTCACCGACGAGCCGGTCCACACCCTGGATCTGACCGCGACGCTCATCGACGCGGGCGGGACGGCCCCGGACCAGCGGTACCCGCTGGACGGGGTGAACCTGTTGCCGTGGCTTGTCGACGGTGCCGGCTTCCCCGAGCACGATCTGTTCTGGCGCACCTCCAACCAGGGGGCGTTGCCCTGCGGCCGGTACAAGTACCTGTTCGACCGCCGGGACCGGTCCGTGCTGCTGGGCAACCGGCCGCGCCGCCCCGGTCCCTTCCACCTGCTGTACGACGTGACGGTCGACGGCCGGGAGCAGGCGGACATCGCCGACCACCACCCGCAACTACTGGACGACCTGCGGGCGACCTGGACGCGAATCGACGCCGAGTTGCTTCCGTTCCCGCCGGAACAGCGGCACCGACGGCAGTGCCTAGTCGGCGACGTGGATGACGATCTTGCCGCGGCGTTTGGCCGTCTCGAGTGCCTCGTAACCGGAGCGCGTCTCAGTGAGGGGCAGCACGCGGTCCAACACCGGCCTCAACCGGCCGCTGTCGACGAACTCGGCGATGGAACGCAACGCATTCTGGTCGGGCTCGACGATGAAGTACACCCCACGAACGCCATGCCGGTCTGCTTCCTGCTGGTCGGGAGGCGTGGCGAGGGTGACCAGCACACCGCCCGGTTTCAGGACCGACCAGGACCGCGACTGCGTCGCTCCTCCGACAAGATCAACGACCACGTCCACGTCGCTGACGTGATCCTCGAAGCGTTCCTGCGCGTAGTCGATGACCTGCTCGGCACCCAGACCCTTGACGAACTCCAGGTCGGCCGCCGCCGCCGTTGCGCTCACGCGCGCACCGAGACCGGCCGCGAGCTGCACCACGTAGATCCCTACGCCGCCAGCGCCGCCCTGCACCAGCACGTGCTGGCCGGCCTGCAGATCGGCGTGGTCCACCAGTGCCTGCCAGGCACTCAAGGCCGCGAGTGGGAGCGCCGCGGCGTGGTCGTGGTCAACGGTGGCGGGTTTGGCCGCCAGGACGGCAGCGGGCAGGGCGACGTACTCGGCGGCCGCGCCATCGCGGGTGAACGGGATCAAGCCGTAGACGGCCTCCCCCTCGGCGGGGCTCTCCACCCCCGCGCCGGACGCCGCGACGACTCCGGAGAACTCGTGCGACGGGATGATCGGGGTGCGCTCGGGTCCGGTCCCGTCCGAGCTGTGCGTCCACGTTTCCGGCCAGGTGAGCTCATGGGGTGTCATGGAAGCGGCCTTCACGGCCACCAACACCTCACCCGGCCCCGGCTCGGGCAGCGGCGCCTCCTCGTACACGAGTTGCTCCGGCCCGCCCCTGGTGTGGGCTCTTACGGCGTGCATCGTGCTCATCCGAAGGCTTCTCCTTCCCGACCACGTGTCGATCAGCCCGCCCGCCGCCCCTGGGGAGAACCGCGGTCTGACTCCCGCATTGTCTGGCGGTTCGGCAGCCGCCTGCCGGACTTCCGCGATCCTTGCCCCTTCGGCGCAGAAGGCTGGATCAGGGTCGCTCCCAGGCAGTAGCACGCGGCGGTGATCTGGCGGCGACCGCCGAAGCCAGGCATGGGCGGGTTCCATCCCCGATCGGGCAGCCGTCCGAGACCGTTCCGGTCGACGGCAGCAGAGCGGCGGCCGGGTTCCCGTAGCCGGCCGGGTCGACGGCATCCGGGATGGCGAGGGCAGCGATTCAACGACCGGGCTGGTCGGCGTCTTCGCCCCAGCTTTCCTGGTCGGCGAGTCCCCACCGCCACAGTTCCAGCAGCACGGGCCGCAGGGACTGTCCGCGCCGCGTCAGCGCGTAGCTGACGTGTTCGCCGGCGGTGGTCCTGTCGAGGATGTCGTAGTCCCGCAGGGTTCGCAGCCGTTCGGTGAGCGTCTTCGCGCTGATCGGACCGACTCCCGCACGGATCTGCGAGAACCGCCGTGGCCCGCCGAGCAGCTCTCGAATGATCATGGCGTTCCACTTGCCGCCGATGATGTCGAGTGTCCTCGACAACGGACACGCACCGGCGACGAGGTCCGGCGACATCCAGTGCATCCCGGCTCCTCCGGTTACTTGAAAGAAACCAACACCGCTGCGCGAGTATGCCGCCGGCCGACAGCGACCAAGGAGACAGGAGCCGGTGACATGGACAGCAGGGTGGTGTTGATCGGGGGACCGACGGTGCTGATCGAGGTGGGCGGGGTACGCCTGCTCACCGATCCGACGTTCGACCCGGCCGGATCCAGCTACCCGTTGGGACCGGTGAGGTTGGAGAAGGTGGCGGGCCCGGCACTCGCCGCGGAGGCGTTGGGTCACGTCGACGCGGTGCTGCTCAGCCATGATCAGCATCCGGACAACCTGGACGGCGCCGGCCGCGAATTCCTGCGAACGGTACCGATGGTGCTCACCACGCCGGCGGCGGCCGCCCGGCTGGGTGGTACGGCGGTCGGGCTGTCGTCGGGCGATCGGTGTGTGGTGCGGGGAGCCGGGGGGAGCGTCACGGTGACCGGCGTCTCCGCCCAGCACGGGCCGCCCCGGCTGTCGTCCGTGCTGGGCCCGGTGACGGGCTTCCTGGTCCAGCCGGCCGGCGCCCGTGAGTCGATCTACGTCTCGGGCGACACCGTGGCGGTGGACGACGTTCCAGCGGTCCCGGTCGGCCTGGCCGTCCTGCACGGCGGCGCGGCCCGACTGCCGGCGTTCGGCGAGGCGGGGCTGTCGTTCACCGCGGCGGACCTGGTTGCGGTGGCGGGGCGGCTCGGTGACTGCCCGGTGATGGTGGTTCATCAGGAAGGGTGGGACCACTTCGGCGAGGAGCCGGCCGCTGTCGCGGCGGCGTTCACGCGGGCAGGCATCGCCGATCGCCTCGTGCCGCTCACGCCTGGGGGGACGGCCGCCGTCCGGCTGAGCTGAGCCGGAAAGCGTTGGTCGTCCGGG
This genomic window contains:
- a CDS encoding DUF6875 domain-containing protein codes for the protein MAAPTKSLFVVQDLEDPSKTRGLADSDLNALRAVADWIKTFVAMPNNDLGRPGPVCPFVGRAMERNTLWLAPERIADRGVAEVVQLVNDHSGRLLRAEPVQGDDIAFKAIVVVFTDVSADRANDILSDAQMAQLLKPSYAKDGVVIGEFHERNELTSVHSSALRPFRSPVPFVLLRHADITDWKLYLNDEDWLGLWARRFPESAVPALAEELRRTNWQHLEP
- a CDS encoding DUF6328 family protein — its product is MLRCCPPPPRPRPIIAPVALHSALFRRGRKSELVRYAHRVSSGALGFMLIAMASAVLLITDYVLSRGVALLLSAITTLVFLLLWVGLPLTRRDWGRASDRTRAWREALPRLRHAYAAWLAIDNVPITLVRRALGHEQASSNRLYAQSAWPCRSAGGSPRRRAGARPRRLTFRTDPHRGSRCVLAASAAPCRRRPLARRRRPRRHRVTRHPTPPTASYGRSRWAGRRPRRRAQVTSKDRPSTGPPTHGMSTFSHIHRSSDGCPDDQAISTVSAARWLPPPPSSLIPGSSRKPPGRPVI
- a CDS encoding Fic family protein is translated as MTTDPLAPLLELADIAPAVERARERFDQALRHRALRRHGGQVAAEVSLRSAVASAALEGYAHDREAVRAGTVTEPVLQGALRVAGALPGLSELWPKAPRQALAKLHVLAARDVVAEAELGRPVADPVVATRLDGLAGLAAGGTKVSPLVLAAVVHGELLNLRPFAGPSGLVARGAARLVLLSSGLDPRGLLAVDVGHHEREPEYVGSAGAFATGTPDGLRSWLRHYMTAVEVGADQLTAIGDEILAAA
- a CDS encoding NADP-dependent oxidoreductase, with the protein product MSTMHAVRAHTRGGPEQLVYEEAPLPEPGPGEVLVAVKAASMTPHELTWPETWTHSSDGTGPERTPIIPSHEFSGVVAASGAGVESPAEGEAVYGLIPFTRDGAAAEYVALPAAVLAAKPATVDHDHAAALPLAALSAWQALVDHADLQAGQHVLVQGGAGGVGIYVVQLAAGLGARVSATAAAADLEFVKGLGAEQVIDYAQERFEDHVSDVDVVVDLVGGATQSRSWSVLKPGGVLVTLATPPDQQEADRHGVRGVYFIVEPDQNALRSIAEFVDSGRLRPVLDRVLPLTETRSGYEALETAKRRGKIVIHVAD
- a CDS encoding MBL fold metallo-hydrolase, whose protein sequence is MDSRVVLIGGPTVLIEVGGVRLLTDPTFDPAGSSYPLGPVRLEKVAGPALAAEALGHVDAVLLSHDQHPDNLDGAGREFLRTVPMVLTTPAAAARLGGTAVGLSSGDRCVVRGAGGSVTVTGVSAQHGPPRLSSVLGPVTGFLVQPAGARESIYVSGDTVAVDDVPAVPVGLAVLHGGAARLPAFGEAGLSFTAADLVAVAGRLGDCPVMVVHQEGWDHFGEEPAAVAAAFTRAGIADRLVPLTPGGTAAVRLS
- a CDS encoding tyrosine-type recombinase/integrase, which encodes MALLWVGAVAMGLLVVPCGGALLIERAGMVDGAVLAPWGWAAQVIGMFLALPAVVLALWLQRPARTGSAPSGPTGTVSSGRPNSPPSGRAIAYVATKAVGGMRFHDLRHACTTWLVTDGVPIYLAQRVMGHAQASTTLNRYTISPDDYAARILAAVDSSAAPCCL
- a CDS encoding winged helix-turn-helix transcriptional regulator is translated as MHWMSPDLVAGACPLSRTLDIIGGKWNAMIIRELLGGPRRFSQIRAGVGPISAKTLTERLRTLRDYDILDRTTAGEHVSYALTRRGQSLRPVLLELWRWGLADQESWGEDADQPGR
- a CDS encoding HAD family hydrolase, whose product is MGRSAAFFDLDKTVIAKSSALAFGRPFYRDGLITRRDVVKSAYAQLMFRLGGTDEQTMARTRDYLATLCKGWPVEQVRQIVAETLHELINPYVYAEAAALIEEHQAAGRDVVLVSASGEEMVRPIGALLGVTDVIATRMGVVDGRYSGEVEFYAAGPSKVDAVSELATARGYDLADSYAYSDSYSDRPLLECVGHPTAVNPDRQLRKLATENSWPVLEFRHPIPLGRRLRERPAVPVAAAALGVGVGVAIGIAWYGRHRRTRAAPAA